The stretch of DNA GTCCAAAATAGGCTTATAGACCTATTTTTCATGGACAAAAACGTGACTGGTGACAAGTTTTTAGATTTACTAAATAACCAAATTATTCCTGCACATCAGTAGACCAGTTACCATAAAAtttttggtttcaacaagatggagcgcTTCCTCAATTATCGATGGATGATTCATAAAATGGCCTGCTCATTCTCCGGACCTTCATCCGTAAGTTTTTTTTGAGGTTATCTAGAAGTCGTGGAAAGAGTGACTCACGAATTTAGTAATAGGATTGTATAGTAtctggtagagatgtaatatccttcataaaaataggtaggcttagatgggctggacatgtgtcaagagcaaatgataattacccacccagacgaactctattatcggtcccagtgggaaataggagtagaggcagaccacgactgagatggagggacggtgtggacgaggacgcaatgaaaatcggcgcggcaaattggcaacggttggcgatgaacagaaacgactggcgaaatagactggggaaggtcaagactcaactagagctgtagcaccactgatgatgatgatgatgatgattgtataGTATCAGGAGGTAAACAGCGAGCATTTTGAACATttgaagtattttttttaaattattattctcaTTGGTCTTATTTACCTATACTTTACCTATTCTCTACAAAACTAGATATGTATAAAATTGGAATGACAATTTCTTTGAAAAGCTGCAAAAATGTACAGTatatcatatttaaattaaagtTTAGGGTATTTCCGGTGAACACGGAATTAgagtaataacaaaaaatatggcGTCAGATGTTATTGTACTTGCATGCAAAATTTTATGAATATCGTCTTTTTCGTTTCAGTATTTATTTGGTTCCATATTTTATCATAATCCTGTATGTAGATCTCTTATGTAGGATTTTACCGTATGATTAATATTATATCAACGTACTACCTATCtagtttaaataaattatatttcaaCAAAAACTTACTGAACATCTGAAGCACATTTGATGCCATTTAGCATCCAAAGCTACGATAGCCTTATCAGGGATTGGTTTGCCACAACCTTTACACTTATCAGCATGTTTGGCAACGTAGCATTTCTGGCAACGAGGAAGTCCTGCGACGTCCATGAATTGTTGTCCAATCAATTTGGCTTTGCAGTCTTCGCACAAGAAATGGTCTTCGTGCCAGTTGACTCCCATCGCTTGAACGCATTTCTAAAAATACGGttaatgttaaatatatttttctctaTCGATTTTGGGTAATACTTTATGATCGATAAACACGCGAAGAAAATAACGTTTGGAATCTGTTCATATAAATATGAACGAAAATGTTAGAAAGTTTTAAAGTATAACCAATAATACGCAAATACAAGTAGATGTACAATTGTGTAGATAAGTACAAAtagtataaataaattttttactacaaaatatagatattattatatatatatatatatatatatatatatatatatatatatatatatatatatatattactaat from Diabrotica undecimpunctata isolate CICGRU chromosome 4, icDiaUnde3, whole genome shotgun sequence encodes:
- the LOC140439669 gene encoding paxillin-B isoform X5 — translated: MGASCCKGEDKSSAATEPKVCHKCKEQVKGGKCVQAMGVNWHEDHFLCEDCKAKLIGQQFMDVAGLPRCQKCYVAKHADKCKGCGKPIPDKAIVALDAKWHQMCFRCSKCSKPIMKDQSFQVDSGRPHCVKC